In Centropristis striata isolate RG_2023a ecotype Rhode Island chromosome 5, C.striata_1.0, whole genome shotgun sequence, a single genomic region encodes these proteins:
- the sp5l gene encoding sp5 transcription factor-like — MAALAIQRTDNFLHTFLQDRTPSSSPEGAPNTLSFLATTCSQAWQVGSTMGSEGSQFPYESTVSSTSGMFQLWSNDMAPSSALSTHQMTFTVPKVQFPGHMQPALPGHHHHHPHHHHHHELPLTPPAEPPSSYSFELSPVKVLSSQPQSTSPYYPQHNGVGQNFPSFLQNSSARHHLPGGHMDEGQQWWSLPQTNATPTNHPFSLGRQLVLGHQPQIAALLQGTSKGLLSSTRRCRRCKCPNCQANGGGLEFGKKRLHICHIPECGKVYKKTSHLKAHLRWHAGERPFICNWLFCGKSFTRSDELQRHLRTHTGEKRFGCQQCGKRFMRSDHLSKHVKTHQTRKSRSGQPSQSTDPLLTNIKRE, encoded by the exons ATGGCTGCGCTGGCGATACAAAGGACCGACAACTTTTTGCACACCTTTTTACAG GACCGGACGCCCAGCTCCTCTCCAGAGGGAGCCCCCAACACCCTCTCCTTCCTGGCCACCACCTGTAGCCAGGCCTGGCAGGTGGGAAGCACAATGGGCTCAGAAGGCTCCCAGTTCCCCTACGAGAGCACCGTGAGCTCCACGTCAGGAATGTTTCAGCTCTGGAGTAACGACATGGCGCCCAGCTCGGCCCTCAGCACACACCAGATGACCTTCACGGTGCCCAAAGTGCAGTTCCCTGGACACATGCAGCCCGCTCTGCCCGGtcaccaccatcatcaccctcaccatcaccaccaccatgaGCTGCCTCTCACCCCTCCGGCTGAACCTCCCTCCTCCTACTCCTTCGAACTGTCCCCCGTCAAAGTGCTGTCCTCGCAGCCTCAGTCTACCAGCCCATATTACCCTCAGCACAACGGTGTGGGACAAAACTTCCCCAGCTTCCTGCAGAACTCCTCAGCCAGGCATCACCTGCCTGGAGGCCACATGGACGAAGGGCAGCAATGGTGGAGCCTACCCCAAACCAACGCCACCCCCACCAACCACCCCTTCTCCTTAGGAAGACAGCTGGTTTTGGGCCACCAGCCCCAGATAGCTGCTCTTCTCCAAGGCACCTCCAAGGGCCTGCTGAGCTCCACACGCCGCTGTCGTCGCTGCAAGTGCCCCAACTGCCAGGCGAACGGCGGGGGGCTAGAGTTCGGAAAGAAGAGACTGCACATCTGCCACATCCCAGAGTGTGGCAAAGTGTACAAGAAGACCTCTCACCTCAAGGCGCATCTGCGCTGGCACGCCGGGGAGAGGCCCTTCATCTGTAACTGGCTCTTCTGCGGGAAAAGCTTCACCCGTTCAGACGAGCTACAGCGGCACCTCCGCACGCACACCGGAGAGAAGCGTTTTGGGTGCCAGCAGTGTGGAAAAAGGTTCATGAGGAGTGACCATCTCTCCAAGCACGTCAAGACCCACCAGACCAGGAAGAGCCGGTCTGGGCAGCCTTCACAGAGCACGGACCCTCTGCTCACCAATATCAAGAGAGAGTAA